One stretch of Zingiber officinale cultivar Zhangliang chromosome 6B, Zo_v1.1, whole genome shotgun sequence DNA includes these proteins:
- the LOC121992875 gene encoding uncharacterized protein LOC121992875 has translation MEKKTLMAMGGSPRTRPLGSRPWRWAKTLFFLASMLASLLLDCAPPLLVVVLDLLFPAAVVSAAAADSPLSAASMSRQLRSFSFRSSLVDLPIVSALRSLLILCAFLSCGGSRGVYLCVASACSSASVVYVLLKVSSMSSAVADSSLPGVEPRRVLALAAGDDAAAVEMLFLASVAMAIAHVVAAYRTSCRERRKMLVYRIDVEAVKVKGGLIKGDIKL, from the exons ATGGAGAAGAAGACCCTGATGGCCATGGGCGGCTCGCCGAGGACGAGGCCCCTTGGCAGCCGCCCGTGGCGGTGGGCCAAGACCCTCTTCTTCCTCGCCTCCATGCTCGCCTCCCTCCTGCTCGACTGCGCCCCGCCCCTGCTCGTCGTCGTCCTCGACTTGCTCTTCCCCGCTGCTGTCGTCTCCGCTGCCGCCGCTGACTCCCCACTCTCCGCCGCTTCCATGTCCCGACAGCTCAGAAGCTTCAGCTTCCGCTCCTCCCTGGTCGACCTCCCCATCGTCTCCGCCCTCCGGTCGCTCTTAATCCTCT GTGCTTTTCTCTCTTGCGGGGGGAGTCGGGGGGTGTACCTCTGCGTTGCCTCCGCCTGTAGCTCTGCCTCCGTCGTCTACGTCCTGCTCAAGGTCTCCAGCATGTCGTCGGCGGTCGCGGATAGTTCGCTTCCAGGAGTGGAGCCGCGGCGAGTCCTCGCTCTGGCCGCCGGCGACGATGCGGCTGCCGTGGAGATGCTGTTCTTGGCCTCGGTGGCGATGGCCATCGCGCACGTGGTGGCGGCGTACCGGACGAGCTGCAGGGAGCGGCGCAAGATGCTCGTTTACAGGATCGACGTCGAAGCG GTAAAAGTAAAAGGAGGACTAATCAAAGGGGACATCAAACTATGA
- the LOC121992874 gene encoding homeobox protein BEL1 homolog, producing MAYDHSTHRQTLGYADFSSGAGAMRGLQSSQEPYGLQQATAAGIDIMGRAFFPPTAAAVAAASCSVSPPLISENNLLFPWPAAPQNRMLLHVESSSSSSSARFLFEAAPPPPNHALTNYPPPPLLKNSKFLIPARELLNEFCNLKTAGAGGASKPMAGKSNPHWEAGRAPSTSSNPINKSALYTSTIHELQARKAKLIAMLQEVDSGYRRYREQMLALVSSFEAVTGEGSAAVYSTLASKVMSRHFRCLRDGIAEQVQAMREKDDRAVAAGTTRGETPRLKLIDRCLRQHPGVMESHPWRPQRGLPERSVAVLRAWLFEHFLHPYPSDVDKHILARKTGLSRSQVSNWFINARVRLWKPMVEEMYMEETKDEEFMQTTELVEMDEEQKPGAGQLQLPDPDSLSWVISGRDGGSKGSRNPSESFGVVDIDFASYGGGGGGVSLTLGLQQHDGGGEHADLMGAHQLLRDLAG from the exons ATGGCTTATGATCACTCGACTCATCGTCAGACCTTGGGTTACGCCGATTTCTCCTCCGGCGCCGGCGCGATGCGGGGGCTTCAGTCGAGCCAGGAGCCGTACGGCCTGCAACAAGCGACGGCTGCAGGAATCGACATCATGGGGCGAGCCTTCTTCCCCCCGACGGCCGCTGCTGTCGCCGCCGCCAGCTGCTCCGTGTCGCCGCCGCTGATCAGCGAGAATAATCTGTTGTTCCCGTGGCCGGCAGCGCCGCAGAATCGGATGCTCCTCCACGTcgaatcctcctcctcctcctcctcagcgAGGTTTCTGTTCGAGGCGGCGCCACCACCCCCTAACCACGCCCTAACCAATTATCCTCCGCCCCCGCTGCTGaagaactccaagttcttgatcCCAGCTCGCGAGCTACTGAACGAGTTCTGCAATCTCAAAACCGCCGGCGCCGGCGGAGCATCCAAGCCCATGGCCGGCAAAAGCAATCCTCACTGGGAGGCAGGAAGGGCGCCCTCTACCTCCTCCAATCCCATCAACAAATCAGCTCTCTACACCTCCACCATCCACGAGCTTCAAGCGCGGAAGGCCAAACTCATAGCCATGCTCCAAGAG gtGGACAGTGGGTACAGGCGGTATCGCGAGCAAATGCTCGCTCTGGTGTCGTCGTTCGAGGCGGTGACCGGCGAGGGATCGGCGGCGGTGTACTCCACCTTGGCGTCCAAGGTGATGTCGAGGCACTTCCGGTGCCTGCGCGACGGGATCGCAGAGCAGGTGCAGGCGATGAGGGAGAAGGACGATCGCGCGGTCGCGGCAGGGACCACCCGCGGCGAGACGCCGAGGCTGAAGCTGATCGACCGGTGCCTCCGGCAGCACCCCGGCGTGATGGAGAGCCACCCCTGGCGGCCGCAGAGGGGACTCCCCGAACGCTCCGTCGCCGTCCTCCGTGCATGGCTCTTCGAGCACTTCCTCCACCC GTATCCTAGCGACGTTGATAAACATATATTAGCTCGTAAAACTGGACTCTCCAGGAGTCAG GTATCAAATTGGTTCATTAACGCTCGGGTACGGCTATGGAAGCCCATGGTGGAAGAGATGTACATGGAAGAAACAAAGGACGAGGAGTTCATGCAAACGACTGAACTAGTGGAGATGGATGAGGAGCAGAAGCCGGGAGCAGGGCAGCTGCAGCTGCCCGACCCGGACTCGCTCTCCTGGGTCATAAGTGGCCGCGACGGCGGCAGCAAGGGCTCCCGAAACCCTAGCGAGAGCTTCGGCGTCGTCGACATCGACTTCGCGTCCtacggcggcggtggcggcggcgTGTCGCTGACGCTCGGCCTGCAGCAGCACGATGGCGGCGGAGAGCACGCTGACCTCATGGGAGCTCATCAGTTGCTGCGAGACTTGGCGGGGTGA